The nucleotide sequence TGGACGAAAAGTACCCCACGGACGTGGTCATCACCCAAACCCTGACTCCCAAGAAGCAAGGGTACTTTTCACTGGCCAGTCCTTCGTTAGCAACGATTAGCGTGGCCAAGATGGGGTGGACGTCGGTGCCAGGGTACTTTCAGGGAAACTACATGCAGGATAATTTTGCCAAGGCCTATGCCTACGGATTCGGCATTCCGAAACTGCCGGTGGTGTACTGCGAGCGCACTGCCAGTACGTTGGCCCCGCTGGTAAGTACCAAAAGCGGCGTAACGCTGGCCGTCATCCCCGAGCCCGGCCTGGGGCGCGATCCCTGGGCTAAGGATAAAATCACTCAGACCGAATGGCGGATCGGCCTGTCGCACATGAACCGCAAAGGGCAGCTTTCGCCCACGTTGTATTACCCCGTGCTGGGCGAGTACGCCTCGGAACGCGGTACGGGCGAAAGTCTGACGTACTCGTTCCGGTATAGCCTGGTGGATGGTGACTGGTTCAAAACCCTCAACCATGCCATTTATGACATCTACCAATTCAAGGAAGGTCTGGCGCTCCGGCAAAGTACCCAATCTCTGACCGACCGCATCGAGCAGATGCACCACTACCTCACCGACCCGAAAACGTCGATGTGGAATATCGAAGACTTTGAAGGTCTGAAGATTGGGGCACAATCGTACCTCGGGGGTGTCGTAGGCTCTAATAGGGACGCCATGAAAAACTCAGACTACGGGGCCATGTGGATGCTGGGCAAAGCAACCCATGATCCCGACCTGACCGAGAATGTACTACCCTACGCCCTGAATTTCAAGCTCACCCAGCAACAGACCGAACCGGGCTTTTTTCAGGGGGCCGCCATCGGACAATACTACCTGGCCAAGAAAAAGAAATTTGTGGAGGAATGGGGCGAAGTGGTAGAACCCATGGCCGTCACCTACTACATCATGCTCGATGTGGGTAATATGCTCTTGTTTGAACCCAACAATCAGCAGCTCAAAGACCGCCTCCGGCTGGGTGCCGAAAACCTGCTCCGCTGGCAAAAGCCCGACGGTAGCTGGTCGGTAGCTTATGATCACAAATCGCAGCAAGAGCTCTTTGAAGACGTGGCCGACTACCGCCCGACCTTCTACGGCTTACTGGTAGCTTACCGCATTTTGAAAGACCCCAAGTACCTGGAAGCTGCGAAAAAAGGGGCCGACTGGTTTGTCAAAAACGGGGTAAATCGGGGTAGTTTTCTGGGCGTGTGCGGCGATGCCCGCTATGCCCCGGATTTTGCCACCGGGCAATCGGCGCAGGCGCTGCTGGATCTTTATGATCTGACGAAAAAGGAAAGCTACAAGGAAGCGGCCATCAAAGCCGCAAAAATCTACACGAGTTCTATTTATACACACCCTATTCCCGACCATTCGCCCAAGATGGTCAATGGTACCCCGCGTGAAGACTGGGAAATTTCGCAGGCTGGCCTCAGCTTCGAGCATGGCGGCATTTTCGGCTCGGCCAATCGTGGCGGCCCCATCCAGCTGGCCAGTCATGCTGGGATGTTTATCCGAATGAATGAGCTGACGGGCGAGCCGCTTTTTGCCGATATGGCGCGGGCGGCAGCGGTAGGTCGCGACGCTTTCGTGGACCCCAAAACCAGCGTGGCCTCGTACTACTGGCAGGCTATGAACAAAGGGGCCGGGCCCTACCCGCACCATGCCTGGTGGCAGATCGGCTGGATTACCGATTATCTGCTTTCTGAGGCTGAGCTGCGCTCCCACGGCAAAGTATCTTTCCCGCGCGGATTCGTCACCCCCAAAGTAGGGCCTCACCAGACCTACGGCTTTGCCCCCGGCACTGTCAACGGCGAGAAGGCCAATCTGGTCATCAGCGAAGATTGGGTGAAAGTAGATCAACCTGTCATCGACTATATTCTTGCCGAATCAGTGGATAGCAAAAAGAAGTTCGTAATCCTGCTGAACGACCGCGCGCAAGCTACGGACTTCACGATGACTTTGGCCGGAAAATCGCCTACCCGCAAGCAGCTTCCACCCTGGGGGATAGAGGTAGTTAGTTTTGAATGAGTGAATAAAAAAGCAGGGTCCACTTTCAATTTTCAACTTTCCATTAATTGCAACAACTCGATTTCATAGTCATGGCCGTATTTGCGGTATTCCAGATGGTGGTAGGCCTGGCCTTCGCCCGGACGGGTACCGACTCCAAATCCTTTTTTGCCGCCGGGGAAGCCGCTCCCTGGTGGGTAAGCGGGCTGTCGCTGTTCATGAGTTTTCTGTCGGCAGGTACCTTTGTGGTGTGGGGGTCGATTGCCTATGATCTGGGTTTCGTAGCCATTACTATCCAATTGTCCATGTGCATCGGCGGGTTGGTGACGGCCTACTTCATTGCAGCCCGCTGGAAACGTACCCACGCCATGACCGCCGCCGAGTACATTGGCCGTCGGCTGGGTACCCGGGTACAGCAGCTTTTTACCTACCTCCTGACCCTCTTTACGCTTTTTACCATCGGCGGGGTACTTTATCCGGTCGGCAAGCTGGTCTACGTGGCCACGCCTTTTTCGCTCGAAACCTGCATCATTGTGCTGGGGTTGATGGTGATTTTGTACACTGCCCTGGGCGGCCTGTGGGCCGTACTGGTCACGGATGTGCTACAATTCGTGATCCTGCTGGCGGCGGTACTTATTGTGGTACCCCTCGCGCTGGAACGGACTGATGGATTCGGGGCTTTTGTGCAGAAGGTACCCAACGATTTTTTCAAGGTATTCAATGGCGAATATACCCTCGGTTTTACGCTGGCCTTTGTCATGTACCACATCATCTACATTGGCGGTAGTTGGGCTTTCGTGCAGCGATACACCAGCGTACGTACACCGCGCGAGTCCAAAAAAGTAGCCTATCTTTTTGCTGGATTATATTCTATAAGTCCTTTCCTGTGGATGCTCCCTCCCATGATTTTTCGCTCGCTCAGGCCCGACCTTACCGGTCTGGAATCGGAGGGTGCTTACATGCTCATGGCGCAATTGGTACTTCCCGCCGGACTCGTAGGATTGATGCTCGCCGCCATGGTCTCGGCCACGGCGAGTACGGCAAATACTCTGCTGAATATGCTGGCGGCGGTATTTACCAATGATGTGTATTTGAAATTGATCAATACCACAGCCAGCGAAAAAATCCAGGTGCGGGTAGGGCGCAGCATGACGGTCGTATTTGGCTTCATTACCATTGGTATCGCTTTGGCGGTGCCGCATATTGGCGGACTGGTCAATCTGGTGCTGAGCGTAGGGGCGATCTCGGGCGGTTCGTTGTTGTTGCCGGTAGTCTGGACGCTCTTCTCCAAACGGCAGAATGCCCGCTCGATCCTGATGGTATCGCTGATCAGCCTGGGTATCGGGATTTTCTTCAAATTCATCTCACCCTTGCTTTTCGATTATTCGCTGAGCCGGGCGGCCGAAATGTCGGTCGGCGTGGGGGTACCTTTCCTGCTGCTGGCTCTGTACGAATGGGTTATTTATGGTAGCAAAACCCAGGATTTACAATATGTTACTTATCAAAATTGGTTGAGCAGCAGAGTAGTACCTACTATCGAAGTAATGGAAGCCACGGACAAATCTTCGGATTCTCAAAATACCTTTGCTCTGCGGGCCATTGCCATCAGCTTTGCGTTAACGGGGCTTAGTATAGCGGGGCTAGGTATTAATTCAGGAGAAGACGTCGGTTTGATTGCCGGGGTGGGGCTGCTTATTGTAGCGGTAGCCGCCTGGATTGGCTGGTCGACGCGGGAGCGTAACAAGCGGCTGGAAATCAAACCCAGTAGCTCAAAAACTCGTCAATCCTTATGATTTTCAAAGCTGGAAAACCAATGTTCTGGAATATGTTAAAGTGTTTATCCTCAGAAACTAAAAAATCAGCATTGGCTATCAATGCGCAATCGACATACTTATTATCGTCAGGATCATTTTGCATGATATCCCACTTAAAAGAAATGTATTGTAAGGTAACGTTGTCAAGAGAAAGTAAGAGTTTGACCACATTATCCGCTATCGAAGCTGTAGTTTTTTCAGCAAGTTTTTCGTGGTATTCGAATAATATATCATTGCTGATTATCAATTCAAATCTTCCGTTTTTGAGAGCATCGAAAATAGGTCGATACGGCGATTTTACAGGTAAGCAAATCAATAGTACGTTGATGTCGAGGACTACTTTCATGAATCAATCCGGCTTCTCAAATGCTCCTTTTTCCATCCTTCGATGGTCTGAGCATCCCAAGCTTTTTCATCCCAAAGCTGATCCATTTCTGAGTCAATTTTATTGGCAAAATAGTTGGCGAGCAATTTTTTTATATCTCTCACCTCATTGTCAGAAACATTGTAAGGATATAGTTTGAGCAATTCTAATTGAAGATTGCTGAGTCGGCTGGATGATTGCGAAACGGCCATAGCGAATTGTTTTTTGGACAAAAATAACGATTTATAACTAGATAAAGTCAAAAAGGCCTGATACCCTGTTGCTTGCCGAACGAACCCTAAAGAATGAAACGAATCCTTTCCCAATTTATAGTCATCCTGTTCCTGGCCGCGCCGGTTATGGGGCAGTATACCATCAAGGTACCTAATGCTATTCCGCTGCATGGGGAATGGACCTTCGCGCTCGATCTAGCCGACCGGGGTGTAATTGGGAAGTGGTACCTTGATAGTATTACCAGAACCAACCGCCAGGATAAAGTGACAGTACCTCATTGTTTTTCGGCTGACCCAAGGTACCTTTTTTATACGGGCACGGCCTGGTACCGCAAATCATTTGGCTGGAAACCTGTCGCTGGAAAACGCGTAATTCTGCATTTCGACGCAGCCTTTTACCTCACCAAGGTCTGGCTGAATGGCCAGCCGGTAGGTACCCACGAAGGGGGCTACACCCCATTTCACTTTGACGTGACTGACTACCTGCGGGAAGGCGATAACCTGTTGGCCGTATCGGTCAATAATGATGTCTGGAAGCTGAATACCGTTCCGGCGGTGAAGGACAACGACGATATTAACGGCTCATTTCCGGCCTGGATCAACTACGGCGGACTGACCCGACCCGTGTACCTCACCGTAGAGCCGGAAGTGTATGTAGAGAATCTGAAGGTAGAAGCTACGCCCGATCTGGCCAAAGGTACCTCCACCCTCACGACTAAGGTACTTGTCAGAAATACGTCTCGGCAGGCTGTTTCTCCTCAGGTCAACTACCTGATACGGTTGGGAGAACAGGTACTTCCGCTGAAATGGAAAACGAAAGCTACGAACATCCCGGCGGGGCAAACGATACTCGTGGAATCTGAAACCAGCCTCACGGCGGCGCAAACCCGGCTCTGGAATATAAATTCGCCAACACTATATCAGTTGGAATCTGTGGTCGGACAGGATACGATGGCTACGCGATTCGGGATTCGGAAGATTGAAGTACGGAATGCGCAACTCCTGCTCAACGGTCAGCCCGTGCGGTTGGGCGGCGGGAATCGCGTGCTCGATTATCCGGGTCTTGGCTCGCTGGAACCCGACTGGCTTGTTGAGAAGGATTTCCGGCTCATGAAGGAGGCCGGAATGGAGTTTCAGCGTTTGACGCACTATACTCCCTCGGAATATTTTTACGATCTGGCTGATCAGTACGGCATGCTGATTGTCACCGAAGCGGGCAACTGGCAACTTACGCCCAACCAACTCAATAATGATACCATCCGGACAAAGTTCCGGCAACAATTCCGCGAAATGGTCGAGCGTGACTGGAACCATCCTAGCGTGATTGCCTACAGCGTGGGCAACGAGTACCTCTCCGATCAGCCCGCTGGTCAGCGCTGGACCAAAGACATGATCGATTATGCGCGGGAACTGGACCCTACCCGGCTGTATACTTTCGCCAGCAACCGTCTCAACGCCAGACCAGAAAAACCGGAAGACGAAGCCAGTCAGTACGTCGATTTTGTCTCCGTCAATATTTACGGAAATCATGCTAAAGCATTAGACTATATCAATCAGCTCTACCCCGATAAGCCCATCTTAATCAGTGAGTGGGGTACCCGGGCCGACGCTCCTGCCGGTGAAGCCGGGCAGGCTCAGCATGTGCGTGAGGTAGTGGAAGAAATTCGGAAGCGTCCGTATGTGGTAGGAGCATCCTGGTGGACTTATAACGACTACCAAAGCCGCTACTACCTGACCAACCCAAACGGCTACCGACCCTGGGGGCTGGTGCAACCCGACCGCACGCCCCGGCCCGCCTACACGGCCTACCAACAGGAAATGGCGCCCCTGACGGTTGAGAAAGTACGCTTCACAGCGGGTGGGCAGGGGGTACATGAACTGGTACTTCGGGTACAGGCCAGAAGCGATTTTCCGGCCTACCCGGTCATGGGATACACCCTTTCTATTTCGGGTAAAATCCTTGCGATTCCAGATTTGCAGCCCGGTGAAAGCAGGGAAATGGTAGTACCAGTGCGAGGTTTTGATAAAAGCCTGCTGATCAGAGTAATGAAACCGACTGGCTTTACCGCGCTGGAAGAAACACTGGATTTAAAATAAAGAATGTCGACCCAGTTGGCAGGCGCATGTAACACACCACCAACGATTTAAAATAAGACTTATGCTACTTTCGAACCCCACCACCCAACGTACTACCCCAAAATCCGAACTTTCCGCCGATCTCGTCGTCGTGGGCGGGGGCTGTCGGGCGTTTGCTGCGCCATTACCGCCGCCCGGGCGGGTATCAAGGTCATTCTTGTCCAGGATCGCCCGGTACTTGGTGGTAACGCTTCGTCGGAGGTACGGTTGTGGATTTTGGGCGCTACCTCGCACATGGGCAACAACAACCGCTGGGCGCGGGAAGGGGGCGTCATTGACGAGCTTTTGGTCGAGAATATGTACCGCAATGCCGAAGGCAATCCGCTGATTTTCGATACGATCACGCTGGAAAAAGTAGTGAGCGAGCCCAACATCACTCTTCTGCTCAACACCGCCGTGTACGAGTTGGAAAAAGATCCTAACGACCCCGATAAAATCACCAAAATCATCGCGTTCTGCTCCCAGAATTCCACGCATTATGAGTTGTCCGCGCCACTTTTCTGCGATGCTTCCGGTGATGGTATCGTTGGTTTTCTGGCAGGCGCGGCTTTCCGCATGGGGGCCGAAGCAAGTGATGAATTCGGGGAAAAATTTGCCCCCTCGGCCGAGTATGGCGAGTTACTGGGGCATTCGATGTACTTCTATTCCAAGGATGTAGGCAAGCCGGTGAAGTACGTTGCCCCGAGTTTCGCCCTGGATGTGACCCACAAGATACCCCGCTTTCGCAGCTTTAACACCCAGGATTTCGGGTGTCGCCTGTGGTGGCTCGAATACGGCGGTCGGCTCGATACGGTGCATGATACCGAAACAATCAAGTGGGAGCTTTGGAAGGTGATTTATGGCGTGTGGGACTATATCAAAAATTCCGGCAAGTTTCCCGAGGCCGAGAACCTGACACTCGAATGGGTAGGTACCATACCCGGCAAGCGCGAAAGCCGCCGCTTTGAGGGGATTATATGCTTGTTCAGCAGGATGTCGTAGAGCAGCGCCCTCACTACGACGACGTAGCCTTTGGCGGGTGGAGCATCGATCTGCATCCCGCCGACGGGGTATTCAGCGAAAAACCCGGCTGCAACCAGTGGCATAGCAAAGGAATTTACGGCATTCCGTACCGCTGCCATTACTCGAAAAATGTTAAAAACCTGTTCATCGCCGGTCGTATCATTTCCGCCTCGCACGTAGCCTTTGGCTCGTCGCGGGTGATGGCTACCAGTGCTCACGGCGGACAGGCGGTAGGTATGGCGGCAAAAATCTGTGCGGAAAAAGGCTGGTTACCCGCCGAGTTAGCCAGAGAAGAAAATGTAAAAATCCTGCAAAAAGAACTACTGAAAACGGGTCAGCATATACCTAATCTACTTTTAAAAGACGAAGAAGACTTAGTACGGAAGGCTAAAATTTCTGTGTCAAGTACCTTATCGCTCACCGAACTACCCGAAGAGGCAGAAACAACCCCGATGCAGTTCGCCACCGCCCAGATGATTCCGGTAGCGGCCGGAAAAATGCCGCAGGTCACGATTCATCCCTATGCTTCGGAAACTACCGATCTGGATATAGAACTTCGGGTATGCAGCCGAAAGGACAGCCATTCTCCCGATGTGATTCTGGAGAAAAAAACAATCGCTTTGCAAAAAGGAAGAAACTGCCTACGGCTTGACTTCAACTCAACCTTTAAAGTACCTACCTATGCTTTCTTGGTACTTCAAATGAATGAAAAAGTACTTTTAAAGTACTCTCCGCAACGCATTACGGGTTTGCTCTCCGTTTTCAACTCCATCAATCCTGCCGTATCGAACTACGGCAAACAGGAGCCTACCGAAGACATCGGCGTGGATGCTTTCGAGTTCTGGTGTCCGCAACGGCGGCCGGCCGGCAAAAACCTGGCTTTCAAACTGGAAGCGGATGTGGACTGCTATCAGCCCGAGAATATTCGTAATGGTTTACAGCGGCCTACCCACCAGCCCAATGCGTGGGTCGCTGATTTTAACGATCCGCAACCTACGTTGACGTTGTCCTGGCCACAAAAGCAGGAAATAAAGCGAGTAGAGCTATTTTTCGATACCGATTACGATCACCCTGCCGAAACCGTATTGATGCACCATCCGGAAAACGTAATGCCATTTTGTGTGCAGCATTATCAGTTGCTCGACGATCAAGAAAATGTCGTGTTTGAGAAGATGGACAATCATCAGACCAGGAATAGCATTGAGTTTGACAAACCCATTACTACTACCAGCCTGACGATAAAGGTAGGGCATCCCTCTCCTACTTCACCCGCCTCATTGTTCGAAATACGGTGTTACAGTTAGTAGGCTAATCCGAATAAATTTCCAGAGGATTATTTTATCGTCAATATCATCTCCGTGCTGGGGTTCAGCGTTTGGGCGTCGTTTTCGGCGGTGATGAACACTCGATCGGGCTTGACGGTTTCGGTGGCCGTCAGTTCACCCGAAAGCGACTTGTTAAACATCCCCGAACCGACAGAGATCTGTCCCAGCTTTTTAACCAGATCTCGGTCAGATTGCATCCAGACAATGTATACCTCCCGCGCCGGACTCAACTTTTTGGGCTCCGCTAGGTTCCTCACGTTTACCGTGATCGCATAGTTATCGTTTTTGTCTTTCTTCACTTTGACATCGCCCGAAGCTGCCGGCACAACCGAGGAATCCTGAAAGGTCATCTTATTGGAGCAGGCACTAAGTGCCAGAGCTACGAACAAAATGTAAGTAATGTTTTTCATGGTTTTCATGGTCAGTTGATTTTAAGCATTTGAAAAATATACATCTGGCAGCGCCACTCGGTGTTACAGATAGCCCGTAGTTCCGTAGTGAGGATACTGCCCACACGGGTATGCGTTACAAATTCCGTTCCTTAGGTATTTAGGATTAGGTGGGGCGTGTACTATTCGGCCACCAGTGGCTCCCACCAGCGTTGGGTGGGTGGATGCGTAGCAACGGGGTACCTTGTGCCGATGATGGGAGTGGCAATGAACACATTCGTCCTGTTGGCGCGGTTCAGCCGCTCCACGCTTTCAGTCCAGGGATGTACCGCCAGGTTGAAGGCCCCCCAGTGAATCGGCAGCAGTACTTTCCCTTTCAGATCGAGAAAAGCCTGCATGGTTTGTTCGGGCATCATGTGAATGGCTTTCCACTTTTCATTGTATTGGCCGCACTCCATCATCGCGAGATCAAACGGGCCATAGCGCGCACCGATCTGTTTGAAATGCGGCCCGTAGCCGCTGTCGCCGCTGAAATAGACTTTATTTTTCCGCCCCTGCACGACCCAAGAAGCCCAGAGCGTGGAGTTGCGGTCGGTGAGCCCCCGGCCTGAGAAATGCCGCGCGGGGGTAGCGGTGAAAGTAATCCCCTCCGCTTCTACTGACTGCCACCAGTCGAGTTCGGTGATTTTGGTGCTATCCACGCCCCAGCGTTCCAGATGCGCACCTACCCCCAGTGGCACGTAGAAATGCCCGACCTGCGCGTCCAGTTTCTGGATGGAACCGTAATCCAGATGATCGTAATGATCGTGGGAGATAACGACGGCGTCGATATTGGTAAACTGTGCCATGTCGATGGGAGCACGGTAGGCAAAGCGCTGGGCAAAAAACGGCACGGGCGACGCGGCCGGGCCGAGCATCGGATCGAGCAGAATGCGCTTGCCTTCCAGCTCGAGCAGTACCGCCGAGTGCCCAAACCAGGTGATGTGCAACAGGCTATCCGATGGGGGTACCTTGTCCGCAAAATCGACGGGCAGGGGCTGGTCGGGGCGGGTATTTTTGGCAGTAATGAATTCTTCGAGCGTTTCTCCCACCTGCCCCGCACTCATGTCCATCGACGTGGGGATCAGGTTCACAAAGGCACCCTCGCGGTACTCAGGCGAGGCCTTCATCCGCGCCAGCCGGGTACCTTCCGCCGCCGCGCCAAACTGCGGAGCGGTGTTAACAAAAATGGCAATTCCAGCTACCAGCACGACCACCAGAACCAGAAGGTATTTGAGGACTTTCGTTAGAAATTTCACGGGGCAGCAGTTTGCAGAAGGCTAACTCCTACCCGGCTAATGTGGTCGAGGAGTTCCTGGCTCTTGATGGTTTGGTAGTTGATAGCGTCAATTTTATAGAGTATTTCCAACTCATCCAGCTTGACCAGTAGCTTGATGAATTCCTGAAAAGTGAGATCCTTTCCTTTCACGGCCAGGTCAATATCAGAGCCAGGACGGTAGGTACCTTTGGCTCGCGAACCGAAGAGAATAACTTCCTCCACGTGGCTATTTTCCCGAAACACCGCCAGAATTTCTTCCAGAGTAGTATTGGACAATCCGTATTTCATGTGTCAATTAGTGAGGTCTGCTGTCCGCCACGTTCTGCATCCAATCTTTTGTCTAAATCTACCAGAAGCTTGTAATAGCTGAACCGAATACTATCGGCAATTTCTTCGGCCGTTTCGGAATTGTAGGTATGCGAAGTGAGTTCACGCGATTTCTTCATGGCTTTCCAGCCTTCGGCATCGGTAAGGTACCCATCTTTGAGCGCTTGCTCCAAAACTGGATTGGGACCAGCGATGTCGAGATAACCTTTGTATCGTAACAAATCCTGCAAGGTTTTCCAGGCCAGTTCAAAGGTGTACTCAAATCGCTGGATCATACCTTCTTGTTCCAAGTCAGATAAGTCGTCTTCCCGATCTTCAAATACCTCCGCTAATTTGGCGAGGGCCTTTTTGAAATTTGCGAAACGTTGTAGCCAGCGTACGTTTTGGTCTTGCATTATCTATTGAGCAAAGCGTCAGAAAACAGACAAGGTACTACTTTTCAACAAAAACTTCACTTCACCATTTCCGTCGCAATCTTGGCCGACAGCAAACACAAAGGTACCCCTCCGCCCGGATGTACGCTACCGCCTACAAAGTACAGGTTGTTGAACTGCCGCGAGAAATTGGCGTGGCGCAGGAAAGCCGCGAAGCGATTGTTGGAGCTATTGCCGTACAAAGCGCCCTGCGAACTCGACGTGCGGCTTTCGATCAGTCGCGGATCGAGTACATCCTCGGCTTCGATTAGGGTTTCAATGTTTTCACCCAATTGACGGCTGATTTTGGTCAGAATGTTTTGGCGCGTTTCGGCGATGAGGGTACCCCAATCCTGCCCATCATTGGCGGGTGCATTCACCATCACAAACCAGTTTTCGCCGCCAGCGGGCGCATCGTTGGGTTCGTATTTGGCGGTAATATTGATGTACACCGTCGGATCGTGGTGAATGGTTTTTTGTTGGAAAATATGGTGGAATTCGGTGGCGTAGTCCTTACTGAAAAAGATATTATGCAGCCCCAGCTCGGGGAACTGCTTTTTAACGCCCCAATAAAAAATCAACGCCGAACTGGACTTGGGTTGCCGCAAAATACGCTCGGGCTGCCGGGCGTCGGGCAGGAGCTTGCGGAAAGTATTGACCACATCCATATTACTGATCACTATGTCGTAGCTCAGCGCTTCGCCCTTCACCTGTACGCCCGAAATCCGCTTCCCATCGATGAGCAGTTTTTCGACCGGACTAGTATAGTGAAAAGTCACGCCCAAATCCTCCGCCAGTTTCACCAGACTGTTGGTAATCGCTACCATACCTCCCTTTGGAAAAAAGGCTCCGATGTTGTATTCCAGATGCGGAATGATGTTCATCGTCGCGGGGGTCTGGTAAGGATCGGAGCCGTTGTAGGTGGCGTAGCGGTTGAAAAGCTGCACTGCGCGCGGATCGGTGAATCGGCTGCTGTTAGCCTGATTCATGCTTCGGAAAGCATCCAGCTTGCCCAGGTTAAGGTACCCTTTCAGCGCATCGCGGTTGAAGTAGGTACCTACCTTATGTAATGATCGGTGCAGAAACAGTTTCTCGGTCACCTCGTACTTTACCGCACTGTCCCGTAGATGCGCCAGTACCTGTTCGGCGGGTTCGCCCAGGTACTTTTCAATCGTTTTGGCCAGTAGCGCTGGCTCGGCGTCAGCGGTGAAGCGGGTACCGTCTTCATAAAAGTACCGGCAAGTTTCGGGGAGTTTCTGGTACTGAAAATAATCCGTTGGATTCTTGCCCGCCAAACGAAAAAGATCGTCGACCAACTGCGGCATCGTGAACAGCGATGGACCAGCATCGAAGCGGTAGCCGTTGATTTCAAAAGACGATAACTTCCCGCCGGGGTAGCTATTGCCTTCGAACACCTCGACCCGGTAGCCCTTCACCGCCAGGCGAATCGCCGCAGCAATGCCCCCAATTCCCGCGCCGACGACACCGGCTGTTTTCATTTGTGTAATTGTGTAATTGTGTAATTGTGTAATTGTGTAATTGTGTAATTGTTGAAGGGAAATTCGGACGCCAAGGGTACCTACTCTTCAATCAAAAAATACTTTGTGCCTTTGCTGGTGCACCAGCCCAGCCCTTCGTACTCCTGTACTCCTGTACTCCTGTACTCCTGTACTCCTGTACTTAAACCAAACTCACTCCCCGCCCCTAAGTTTTAAAATCAAGGCTGTTTTTGTATCGAAGAGCCCTTTTTCCAGGCCCACGGGGTAGGTATGCGGGTTCACAAAACGCCGGGTACCTTCGTGCAACTGGCTGAGCTGGTGCTGTACGCGCTGTTTGGTGTCTTCTATGGCCGGAATTTCGTAGCATTGTTTTCCAGCGCGAAAAATTGGCTTCAACAAATCCTCCGATTGATAGCGCGTATCGAACCTGCGCTGACGCGTAAAGTCGTAGGGATCGACCATCGTCGCTTTTTCACTTACTTCCATACGCACATCAAAAATCATATCCGCCACGAAGCCCCTGTCATTGCGGTATCGGCGCACCTGCTGGATACCCGGCGTGGAGGTTTTAATGGTCTGCTCGGATAATTTGACTTTATTTTCCCACTCGCCCCTTTCGTTTTTCAGTGCGGCCAGTTTGTACACGCCACCCAGGGCGGGCTGGTCGTAGGCGGTGACCAGTTTGGTACCTACGCCCCACACGTTGATTTTAGCACCCTGCTGTTTCAGGCTGTCCATAATGTGCTCGTCGAGGTCGTTACTGGCGACGATGGATGTTTTCTCAAATCCGGCAGCGTCCAATATCTTACGGGCTTCGATGCTAAGGTAGGCCAGATCGCCCGAATCTAGCCGGATGCCGCCCAGATCGTGGCCGCGGACGCGCAGTTGCTGCCCCACGATGATCGCGTTCTTTACCCCTTGAATTGTGTCGTAGGTATCCACCAGCAATGTGACATTGTTGGGCAGGTACCTTGCGTAGGTTTCAAACGATTCCAGTTCGGTATCGAACGACATGACCCAGCTGTGGGCATGGGTACCTTTCACGGGAATGCCGTACAGTT is from Salmonirosea aquatica and encodes:
- a CDS encoding glycoside hydrolase family 2 protein; the protein is MKRILSQFIVILFLAAPVMGQYTIKVPNAIPLHGEWTFALDLADRGVIGKWYLDSITRTNRQDKVTVPHCFSADPRYLFYTGTAWYRKSFGWKPVAGKRVILHFDAAFYLTKVWLNGQPVGTHEGGYTPFHFDVTDYLREGDNLLAVSVNNDVWKLNTVPAVKDNDDINGSFPAWINYGGLTRPVYLTVEPEVYVENLKVEATPDLAKGTSTLTTKVLVRNTSRQAVSPQVNYLIRLGEQVLPLKWKTKATNIPAGQTILVESETSLTAAQTRLWNINSPTLYQLESVVGQDTMATRFGIRKIEVRNAQLLLNGQPVRLGGGNRVLDYPGLGSLEPDWLVEKDFRLMKEAGMEFQRLTHYTPSEYFYDLADQYGMLIVTEAGNWQLTPNQLNNDTIRTKFRQQFREMVERDWNHPSVIAYSVGNEYLSDQPAGQRWTKDMIDYARELDPTRLYTFASNRLNARPEKPEDEASQYVDFVSVNIYGNHAKALDYINQLYPDKPILISEWGTRADAPAGEAGQAQHVREVVEEIRKRPYVVGASWWTYNDYQSRYYLTNPNGYRPWGLVQPDRTPRPAYTAYQQEMAPLTVEKVRFTAGGQGVHELVLRVQARSDFPAYPVMGYTLSISGKILAIPDLQPGESREMVVPVRGFDKSLLIRVMKPTGFTALEETLDLK
- a CDS encoding MBL fold metallo-hydrolase, whose amino-acid sequence is MKFLTKVLKYLLVLVVVLVAGIAIFVNTAPQFGAAAEGTRLARMKASPEYREGAFVNLIPTSMDMSAGQVGETLEEFITAKNTRPDQPLPVDFADKVPPSDSLLHITWFGHSAVLLELEGKRILLDPMLGPAASPVPFFAQRFAYRAPIDMAQFTNIDAVVISHDHYDHLDYGSIQKLDAQVGHFYVPLGVGAHLERWGVDSTKITELDWWQSVEAEGITFTATPARHFSGRGLTDRNSTLWASWVVQGRKNKVYFSGDSGYGPHFKQIGARYGPFDLAMMECGQYNEKWKAIHMMPEQTMQAFLDLKGKVLLPIHWGAFNLAVHPWTESVERLNRANRTNVFIATPIIGTRYPVATHPPTQRWWEPLVAE
- a CDS encoding nucleotidyltransferase family protein; amino-acid sequence: MKYGLSNTTLEEILAVFRENSHVEEVILFGSRAKGTYRPGSDIDLAVKGKDLTFQEFIKLLVKLDELEILYKIDAINYQTIKSQELLDHISRVGVSLLQTAAP
- a CDS encoding nucleotidyltransferase substrate binding protein, whose product is MQDQNVRWLQRFANFKKALAKLAEVFEDREDDLSDLEQEGMIQRFEYTFELAWKTLQDLLRYKGYLDIAGPNPVLEQALKDGYLTDAEGWKAMKKSRELTSHTYNSETAEEIADSIRFSYYKLLVDLDKRLDAERGGQQTSLIDT
- the crtD gene encoding 1-hydroxycarotenoid 3,4-desaturase CrtD, yielding MKTAGVVGAGIGGIAAAIRLAVKGYRVEVFEGNSYPGGKLSSFEINGYRFDAGPSLFTMPQLVDDLFRLAGKNPTDYFQYQKLPETCRYFYEDGTRFTADAEPALLAKTIEKYLGEPAEQVLAHLRDSAVKYEVTEKLFLHRSLHKVGTYFNRDALKGYLNLGKLDAFRSMNQANSSRFTDPRAVQLFNRYATYNGSDPYQTPATMNIIPHLEYNIGAFFPKGGMVAITNSLVKLAEDLGVTFHYTSPVEKLLIDGKRISGVQVKGEALSYDIVISNMDVVNTFRKLLPDARQPERILRQPKSSSALIFYWGVKKQFPELGLHNIFFSKDYATEFHHIFQQKTIHHDPTVYINITAKYEPNDAPAGGENWFVMVNAPANDGQDWGTLIAETRQNILTKISRQLGENIETLIEAEDVLDPRLIESRTSSSQGALYGNSSNNRFAAFLRHANFSRQFNNLYFVGGSVHPGGGVPLCLLSAKIATEMVK